One Betaproteobacteria bacterium genomic window, GTCCGCCGCGATACTCCGCCACCTGACCCGGGTTGGCGGCAATGATGGCATCGGCAATGCGCTCGAGTTCTCCGCTGTCGGAGATCTGCCGCAGCCCCTTCGCGTCGATGATCGCATCGGCATCTCCTTCGCCTGCCCACATCGCTTCGAACACGTCCTTCGCGATCTTGCCGGAAATGGTGCCATCGGCAACCCGGCGCAGCAGCCCCGCGAGGGCAGTGCTCGATACCGGCGACCCCCCGATCTCGAGTCCGTCGCGGTTGAGGTGCCCGGAGACCTCGCCCATGACCCAGTTGGCGGACAGCTTCGGCTCCGCCGGCAACTCGCTCACGGTCTCTTCGAAGTACGCGGCAAGTTCGCGGCTCGACGTGAGCACGGCAGCATCGTAGGGAGGAATGCCGTACTCGGACACGAAGCGCGCACGCTTGGCGTCGGGCAACTCGGGCAGCGACGCGCGCACCCCGTCGAGCCAGGCATCCGGGATCTCCAGCGGCAGCAGATCCGGGTCGGGGAAGTAGCGATAGTCGTGCGCCTCTTCCTTGGAGCGCATGGAGCGTGTTTCGCCGCGCTCGGAATCGAAGAGCCGCGTCTCCTGCGCGATGCTGCCGCCGTCCTCGATGATCGCGATCTGGCGCGCCGCTTCGTACTCGATCGCTTTCTCGAGGAAGCGGAACGAGTTCAGGTTCTTGATCTCGCAGCGGGTGCCAAGCTCGGTCGCACCATGCGGCCGTACCGAGACGTTCGCGTCGCAGCGGAACGATCCCTCCTGCATGTTGCCATCGCAGATGTCGAGATAGCGCACCAGAGAGTGCAGCGTCTTGGCGTAGGCGACCGCCTCCTGTGCTCCGCGCAGATCGGGCTCGGAGACGATCTCGAGCAGCGGTGTGCCGGCGCGGTTCAGGTCGATCCCCGACAGTCCGTGGAAGTCCTCGTGCAAGGACTTGCCGGCATCCTCTTCGAGGTGCGCGCGAACGAGCCGCACCGTCTTCTCGCCGTCCTTCAGCGGCACGCGTACGGCACCACCCGCCACCACGGGCAGCTCGTACTGACTGATCTGATAGCCCTTGGGGAGATCGGGGTAGAAGTAGTTCTTGCGCGCGAACACCGAGCGGCGGTTGATGGTGGCGCCCACCGCAAGCCCGAAGCGGATCGCGCGCTCGACCGCACCGCGGTTCAACACCGGCAATACGCCCGGCAATGCGACGTCCACCGCGCATGCCTGTGCGTTCGGTGCCGCGCCGAAGGCCGTGGCCGCGCCGGAGAAGATCTTCGACTGCGTGGAAAGCTGGGCGTGCGTCTCCAGCCCGACGACGATTTCCCATTTCATTGCGCGTCCACCTCCAGACCCGCGGGGACGCGGCGGTGCCAATCGGTCGCCAGCTGATACTGGTGCGCGACGTTCAGCATGCGCGCCTCCGAGAAATAGTTGCCGATCACCTGCAGTCCGACCGGGCGACCGTCGTCCCCGAACCCTGCGGGAATCGACATGCCGGGCAGCCCTGCAAGGTTGACCGCAATGGTGAAGATGTCCGACAGGTACATCTGCACCGGATCGCCGCTCTTCGCACCCAGGTCGAAGGCCGTGGTCGGAGACGTCGGCCCCATGATCACGTCGCACACCTTGAAGGCCTCGGCAAAATCGTGCGCGATGAGGCGCCGCAGCTTCTGCGCCTGCAGGTAGTACGCATCGTAATAGCCGTGCGAGAGCACGTAGGTACCGATGAGGATACGCCGCTTCACTTCCGGCCCGAAGCCTTCGGCGCGGCTCTTCTGATACATGTCGGTGAGGTCGGTGTAATGCGCAGCGCGATGTCCGTAGCGGACACCGTCGTAGCGCGCCAGGTTGCTGGACGCTTCGGCCGGCGCGAGCACGTAATAAACCGGGATCGACAGCCGCGTATTGGGCAGGTCGACCTCGACGGTTTCGCATCCGAGGCGGCGAAAGCCCGCGATCGCCTCCTCGATGGCGCGAAGCACATCGGCGTTCACGCCCTCGGCAAAGTACTGCTTGGGCAGACCGATGCGCAGCCCCGTCAGCGGTTTCGCCAGGTCACGCGCGTAGTCCTCCGGCGGACGATCGAGGCTGGTCGAATCGCGCGGGTCGAATCCGGCCATGACGTTGAGCAGCAGCGCGAGATCCTCGGCGGACTTCGCCATCGGGCCCGCCTGATCGAGGCTCGACGCGAAAGCGATCATGCCGTAGCGCGAGACCACGCCGTACGTGGGCTTGATGCCGGAAATACCGCACAGCGCCGCCGGCTGGCGGATGGATCCGCCGGTGTCGGTGCCGGTCGCTGCCGGTGCCAGCCGGGCCGCCACCGCCGTCGCGGAGCCGCCGGAACTGCCGCCGGGAACCGCAGCCGGTGCCCACGGATTGCGGACGGGTCCGAAGAAGGAAGTCTCGTTGGACGACCCCATGGCGAACTCGTCCATGTTGGTCTTGCCGAGGTTGACCACGCCGGCGGCATCGAAGCGGCGGATGATCTCGGCGTCATAGGGCGCGACGAAGTTCGACAGCATCCGCGAGCCGCAGGTGGTCGGCCAGCCGTGCGCGCAGAAGATATCCTTCTGCGCCACGGGAATACCGGTCAACGGCAGCGCGTCCCCGCGCGCGCGACGCGCGTCCGCCTCGCGTGCCTGAGCCAGGCTCGTCTCCGCACGAACGGTGACGAAGGCGTTCAGGGTCGGATTCAGACGCTCGATACGGCCGAGCAGCGACTGGGTGAGTTCGACGCTGGAGATCTGCTTCGCCTCCAGCAGGCGGGCAAGTTCCGTGAGACTGGCGTTCAACATGGGGCGAAAGGGCGTCGCAGCCCGGCTCAAGACACCGGCCAGGACTGCAACGCGGGTTACTCGATGACCTTCGGAACGAGGTAGAGTCCGGCCTCGACTTGAGGCGCAATACTCTGGAACAGTTCGTGCTGATCGCCTTCGGACACGACATCCTCGCGCAACCGTACGACGACATCCTGCGCGTGCGACATCGGCTCGATGCTGGCAGTCGGCACCGCTTGCATCTCCTCGATGAGTGCGAAGATGCCGTTCATTTGACCCAGCACCGCGTCCGCTTCCTCGTCGCTCACGGCAATGCGGGCGAGTCGGGCGATGCGCTTGACGTCTTCAAGACAGAGGGACATGGTGCGAAAGCGAGAGTGATAGCGACAGGCCGCGAAGGGTTGCGCCGCAGTACGCGCAGGACTTCAAATGGCCGAGATTACTAGGTTATCATAACTTATTTTTTTCCCACATCTTGTAAGCGGAATTCCCCAATGTTCGGTTTCCTGAGCGGTTATTTCTCCAACGATCTCGCGATCGATCTCGGCACGGCCAACACGCTCATCTGGGTGCGCGGTCAGGGGATCGTGCTCGATGAACCCTCGGTCGTGGCCATCCGCCAGGAAGGCGGCCCGAACGGCAAGAAGGTGATCCAGCAGGTGGGCCTCGCAGCGAAGCAGATGCTCGGACGCACGCCAGGCAACATCACCGCCATCCGGCCGATGAAGGATGGCGTGATCGCCGACTTCACCGTTACCGAGCAGATGCTCAAGCAGTTCATCAAGAAAGTCCACGATTCCCGTCTGTTTTCCCCGAGTCCGCGCATCGTGATCTGCGTGCCCTGCGGTTCGACGCAGGTGGAACGCCGTGCGATCCGGGAGTCGGCGTACGGCGCTGGCGCGAGAAAGGTCGAACTGATCGAGGAACCGATGGCTGCGGCGCTCGGTGCAGACTTGCCGGTTGAGGAGCCGACCGGCTCGATGGTGGTCGACATCGGCGGCGGCACCACCGAAGTGGGTGTCATCTCTTTGGGCGGTCTCGTGTATGCCGGGTCGGTTCGCGTGGGCGGCGACAAGTTCGATGAAGCAATCATCAACTACATCCGCCGCAACTATGGGATGCTGATCGGCGAGACCACGGCGGAGGAGATCAAGAAGGAAATCGGCTCCGCCTTTCCGGGTTCGGAAGTGAAAGAGAAGGAGGTGAAAGGCAGAAACCTCGCGGAAGGCATTCCTCGCAGTTTCACCATCTCCTCGAACGAGATTCTCGAAGCGCTCACCGAGCCGCTCAATTCCATCGTGAGCGCGGTCAAGACCGCGCTCGAGCAAACTCCGCCGGAACTCGGAGCGGACATTGCCGAGAAGGGAATGGTGCTCACCGGGGGTGGCGCCTTGCTGCGCGACATCGACCGGCTGCTGATGGAAGAAACCGGGCTGCCTGTCGTCGTGGCGGAAGATCCTCTCACCTGCGTGGTGCGAGGCTCCGGCAAGGCACTCGAACACATGGACCGCTTCACCGCCATTTTCACCAACGACTAGTCATGCTGCACCCGAGGACCGCGGGATTGCTGACGCGGTCTCCGGGTGGCTGTCGCAGCGCGCGCCGGCGGCCGCTCCCTCATGGAAGACCAGCACCCGCCATTCTTTGAGCGCGGCCCCAGCCCTCTCGCCCGCTTCACGTTCTTTGCCCTGCTGTCCATCGTCCTCCTGTTCGCGGACGCGCGCCTGCGCTATCTCGAACACATCCGCGAGGCCGTATCGGTT contains:
- the gatB gene encoding Asp-tRNA(Asn)/Glu-tRNA(Gln) amidotransferase subunit GatB, coding for MKWEIVVGLETHAQLSTQSKIFSGAATAFGAAPNAQACAVDVALPGVLPVLNRGAVERAIRFGLAVGATINRRSVFARKNYFYPDLPKGYQISQYELPVVAGGAVRVPLKDGEKTVRLVRAHLEEDAGKSLHEDFHGLSGIDLNRAGTPLLEIVSEPDLRGAQEAVAYAKTLHSLVRYLDICDGNMQEGSFRCDANVSVRPHGATELGTRCEIKNLNSFRFLEKAIEYEAARQIAIIEDGGSIAQETRLFDSERGETRSMRSKEEAHDYRYFPDPDLLPLEIPDAWLDGVRASLPELPDAKRARFVSEYGIPPYDAAVLTSSRELAAYFEETVSELPAEPKLSANWVMGEVSGHLNRDGLEIGGSPVSSTALAGLLRRVADGTISGKIAKDVFEAMWAGEGDADAIIDAKGLRQISDSGELERIADAIIAANPGQVAEYRGGRDKLFAFFVGQVMKQTQGKANPAQVNEILRKKLAP
- the gatA gene encoding Asp-tRNA(Asn)/Glu-tRNA(Gln) amidotransferase subunit GatA; its protein translation is MLNASLTELARLLEAKQISSVELTQSLLGRIERLNPTLNAFVTVRAETSLAQAREADARRARGDALPLTGIPVAQKDIFCAHGWPTTCGSRMLSNFVAPYDAEIIRRFDAAGVVNLGKTNMDEFAMGSSNETSFFGPVRNPWAPAAVPGGSSGGSATAVAARLAPAATGTDTGGSIRQPAALCGISGIKPTYGVVSRYGMIAFASSLDQAGPMAKSAEDLALLLNVMAGFDPRDSTSLDRPPEDYARDLAKPLTGLRIGLPKQYFAEGVNADVLRAIEEAIAGFRRLGCETVEVDLPNTRLSIPVYYVLAPAEASSNLARYDGVRYGHRAAHYTDLTDMYQKSRAEGFGPEVKRRILIGTYVLSHGYYDAYYLQAQKLRRLIAHDFAEAFKVCDVIMGPTSPTTAFDLGAKSGDPVQMYLSDIFTIAVNLAGLPGMSIPAGFGDDGRPVGLQVIGNYFSEARMLNVAHQYQLATDWHRRVPAGLEVDAQ
- the gatC gene encoding Asp-tRNA(Asn)/Glu-tRNA(Gln) amidotransferase subunit GatC, whose protein sequence is MSLCLEDVKRIARLARIAVSDEEADAVLGQMNGIFALIEEMQAVPTASIEPMSHAQDVVVRLREDVVSEGDQHELFQSIAPQVEAGLYLVPKVIE
- a CDS encoding rod shape-determining protein; translated protein: MFGFLSGYFSNDLAIDLGTANTLIWVRGQGIVLDEPSVVAIRQEGGPNGKKVIQQVGLAAKQMLGRTPGNITAIRPMKDGVIADFTVTEQMLKQFIKKVHDSRLFSPSPRIVICVPCGSTQVERRAIRESAYGAGARKVELIEEPMAAALGADLPVEEPTGSMVVDIGGGTTEVGVISLGGLVYAGSVRVGGDKFDEAIINYIRRNYGMLIGETTAEEIKKEIGSAFPGSEVKEKEVKGRNLAEGIPRSFTISSNEILEALTEPLNSIVSAVKTALEQTPPELGADIAEKGMVLTGGGALLRDIDRLLMEETGLPVVVAEDPLTCVVRGSGKALEHMDRFTAIFTND